In Mycobacterium sp. JS623, one genomic interval encodes:
- a CDS encoding beta-phosphoglucomutase family hydrolase translates to MLGLPDGVRACLFDLDGVLTDTASVHKKAWKAMFDSYLRERADRTGEPFVEFDIADDYLNYVDGKKREDGVRTFLSSRDITLPDGDPDDDPSAETVNGLGNRKNELFHQTIREDGVTVFEGSRRYLEAVADAHLAVAVVSSSANTHEVLEVTGLDKFVQQRVDGVTMREEHIEGKPAPDSFLRAGQLLGVEPAEAAVFEDALAGVEAGKRGNFGCVVGVDRVGQAEALRRNGASIVVTDLAELLPNR, encoded by the coding sequence ATGCTCGGCTTGCCTGACGGCGTCCGCGCCTGCCTCTTCGACCTCGACGGGGTGCTGACCGACACGGCGAGCGTGCACAAGAAGGCGTGGAAGGCGATGTTCGATTCGTACCTGCGCGAGCGGGCGGATCGGACCGGAGAACCGTTCGTCGAGTTCGACATCGCAGACGACTACCTCAACTACGTCGATGGCAAGAAGCGTGAGGACGGCGTGCGGACCTTCCTCTCGTCCCGCGACATCACACTGCCCGACGGCGATCCCGACGACGACCCGTCGGCGGAAACGGTGAACGGGTTGGGCAACCGGAAGAACGAGTTGTTCCACCAGACCATCCGCGAAGACGGCGTCACAGTGTTCGAGGGATCGCGCCGCTACCTAGAGGCGGTCGCCGACGCGCACCTCGCCGTCGCCGTGGTGTCGTCCAGCGCCAACACCCATGAGGTGCTTGAGGTGACGGGCCTCGACAAATTCGTTCAGCAGCGAGTGGACGGCGTGACAATGCGCGAGGAACACATCGAAGGCAAGCCGGCCCCCGACTCATTCCTGCGGGCCGGCCAGTTGCTCGGCGTTGAGCCCGCCGAAGCCGCGGTCTTCGAAGACGCACTGGCCGGTGTCGAGGCAGGCAAGCGGGGTAACTTCGGCTGCGTCGTCGGCGTCGACCGTGTCGGTCAAGCAGAAGCGTTGCGCCGCAACGGCGCGAGCATCGTCGTGACCGACCTGGCCGAATTGCTGCCGAACCGATGA